The following is a genomic window from Hymenobacter monticola.
TTTTTTGGCCAGCGCGTAGCTTTCGGTCATGTCGATTGCTACGCATTTCTGCGACCCGCTAAGCTGGGCGCAGCATCATTTTGGGGCCGCACCGTTGGGGGACGCGCGCCGGAGCCGGCGGCTGGTGCTACTCGCGGCCGGCTGGTGTCGCCAGCCCGGGGCCAGCATCCCGCGCCTGAATCAGGGCCAAGCCGGGGCCAGCAAGGCCGCCTATCGCCTGCTCGACCACCCACAGGCCACGCCCGACGCCTTTCAACAGCCGCATCGCCACGTGGTTAGCCATCAGCTCCAGGCCCCGGGCACCTACCTGCTGCTGGAAGACACCACCGAACTGCTCTGGCCCGAGGCGGCCACTCGCCGCCCGGGCCTGGGGCCCGTGGGGCCGGGCACGGTTCGCCACCAGGGGGTGCTGCTCCATTCGCTGCTAGCCGCCGCCTGGCCCGCCGACGGACCCGCCCCGTCTCGGGCCCAGCGCCCCCCCTTGCCGCTGCTGGGCCTGCTGGACCAGCAGTTTCATGTGCGCCAGCCCGCGCCTGACGCCGAAAAAGCCGGTCCCCACAACCAGGCCCGCCTGCGGCAGGCCCGGGCCCGCGAATCGGCCCTGTGGACGCAGAGCCTGCGGGCGGTGGGCAGCCCCCCACCCGACACCCGCTGGGTGGTGGTGGCCGACCGGGGCGCGGATGTCTATGAGCATTTGTACCAGTGCCAGCAGCAAGGGCTGGGGTTCGTGGTGCGCGCTGCCCAGGACCGGGGCCTGGTGGTGGGGCCCGCCAAGGAACCAGCTGGCCGCCTCTTCGAGCGCGCCCGCGCCCAGCCCAGCCAGGGCACGCTGGCCCTGTCGTTGCGCGGACGGCCGGGCCAGCCGGCGCGGCAGGTGACCCTGCACCTGAGTTGGAGCCCGCCGCTGGCCCTGCGGGCCCCCCAGCGGCCGGGGGGCGCCACGGGCAAGGGTGCGCCGGTGGCCGCGACGGTCGTGCGCGTGTGGGAAGTGCGGGCCGATGGCATCCCGGGGCTGGAATGGCTGCTGCTGACTGATTTTCCCGTGACCGACCTCGCACAGGCCCAGGCCGTGGGGCGGCAGTACGCCAGCCGCTGGCTGATTGAGGAATTCCACAAGGCCCTCAAAACGGGGCTGGGTGCCGAGCGGCTGCAACTGCAAACGGCGGCCCGCCTGTTCGCGGCCGTGGCCGTGCTGAGTGTGGTAGCCCTGGCCCTGGTGGCCCTGCGCGAGCACAGCCGCCAGCAGCCAGACGCGCCGGCCGAGCGGGCCGGCTTGTCGGTCAGCTATTTGCGCGTGCTGCGGGGGCAGTGCCAACGTCCGCTTACCACCGTGCGGGAGGTGTATTACGCCCTGGCCGGGCTGGGTGGACACTTGGGGCGCGCCGGCGACGGGCCGCCGGGCTGGCAAACGCTGTGGCGGGGGCTGCTGAGTTTGCGCCAACTGGTTGAAGGCGTACGGCTGGCCACGCAGCTTCGGCTGGAGGAAGACTAAAAAAAGCACCGGCCGGTAGGCCGGCGCTTTTCATTTAAGGCATGGGGCAAAAGCTCGTCGCAAAGATTATGGTGCATCGACGTATTCTATTCACCGCATACGATGGAGATGAAAAAAAACGTTAGTACCTTGAAGCGCGCTAACTTCCTCATCCCAAATCAACTACTTTCAATTCTATGACCGACAATGAAATTGCAAGACGTGCGGGGTTCTTCCATAATTTTACGCTGGATGCCATCGCCCATCAACCCGGGTTTTCCTCCCTCACCCACGAGCAAGTCTACAACTTTGCCTGTGAGAATGCGGTGTCCTTCGCGGAAAGCCTGAATCTGCCGGCCCAGACGCCTGTTTCGTGGGCTACGTTCAAAGAAGCGGTAACGCCGTTGGTCACCATGACCAATCCGTTGCAGTATCTGTACGAGCAAAACCTTATTTCTGAAAAGGAATATTACCTGGCCAATGCCTTGGACCAATACGCGGCGAATAACCTCAACGCGGAAACGGTGACGGCGGGCACTTTTGAGCAC
Proteins encoded in this region:
- a CDS encoding IS4 family transposase; this translates as MSIATHFCDPLSWAQHHFGAAPLGDARRSRRLVLLAAGWCRQPGASIPRLNQGQAGASKAAYRLLDHPQATPDAFQQPHRHVVSHQLQAPGTYLLLEDTTELLWPEAATRRPGLGPVGPGTVRHQGVLLHSLLAAAWPADGPAPSRAQRPPLPLLGLLDQQFHVRQPAPDAEKAGPHNQARLRQARARESALWTQSLRAVGSPPPDTRWVVVADRGADVYEHLYQCQQQGLGFVVRAAQDRGLVVGPAKEPAGRLFERARAQPSQGTLALSLRGRPGQPARQVTLHLSWSPPLALRAPQRPGGATGKGAPVAATVVRVWEVRADGIPGLEWLLLTDFPVTDLAQAQAVGRQYASRWLIEEFHKALKTGLGAERLQLQTAARLFAAVAVLSVVALALVALREHSRQQPDAPAERAGLSVSYLRVLRGQCQRPLTTVREVYYALAGLGGHLGRAGDGPPGWQTLWRGLLSLRQLVEGVRLATQLRLEED